The following proteins come from a genomic window of Nostoc sp. ATCC 53789:
- a CDS encoding chloride channel protein: protein MTLLPPTQLRKVTEQPAFPTPSAHLAHLINRFQPSPETVVLFLAMLIGGGTGMGVVTFHYLIQLIHQLMLENLMGQIGVWGAWTLACVPTLGGLIVGLMRWRTQDFGPGLSSLIAASQGKDIKRPLRPVTKMLAASVSLGSGASLGPEGPSVEIGANFGMLFSVILNVSQERQRLLLGAGAAAGLAAGFNAPIAGVFFALEVVMGATSFATSAVSVVLLAAVVAALIAQIGLGAQPAFDLPAYQVRSPLELPLYLGLGLGASLVSLAYTQLIRLAKACFAGKVRGFAFLGRIPEPIHPIIGGVIIGAVALHFPQILGVGYETVEAMLQDVEFPLSLLVVLLVVKLLMTAISAGSGFIGGLFAPAMFLGASFGSAYAKLLAVAFPTICDQMAAPPAYAMVGMAAVLAASVRAPLTAILMLFELTRDYRIVLPLMAAVGLSVWLVERIKPTFNSNSNLQQIGLSELKDEQAEIVQQILVEDAMHPYPKKLPATLGVLDAAVEMIRDRTRSALVIDAAEQLVGILSLEDINRALALWQSYPNSLTEIPDNLSSQTLIDICTTEILYAWQDELLSEALDRMSLRGLHQLPVVARDKPDRILGLLEKEQIALTCNLAVTRKALRHYLPVLPTTDIVISH from the coding sequence ATGACTCTCCTGCCTCCCACTCAACTGAGGAAGGTAACGGAACAACCTGCATTTCCTACACCTTCTGCTCATTTAGCTCACCTAATTAATCGTTTTCAACCATCCCCAGAAACAGTTGTCCTGTTTTTAGCCATGCTCATTGGCGGTGGTACGGGTATGGGTGTAGTCACCTTTCACTATTTAATCCAGTTGATTCACCAGTTGATGCTGGAAAATTTAATGGGTCAAATCGGTGTCTGGGGTGCTTGGACTTTAGCCTGCGTTCCCACCCTTGGCGGGTTAATCGTTGGCTTGATGCGCTGGCGCACTCAAGACTTTGGCCCTGGACTTTCATCTCTCATCGCCGCTTCTCAGGGAAAAGATATTAAGCGACCACTACGACCAGTTACGAAAATGCTGGCCGCATCTGTTTCTTTGGGGAGCGGTGCTTCTTTGGGGCCAGAGGGGCCGAGTGTAGAAATTGGCGCAAATTTTGGGATGTTGTTCTCTGTAATCCTCAATGTATCTCAAGAGCGACAACGTTTGCTGTTGGGTGCTGGCGCGGCGGCTGGACTGGCGGCGGGATTTAACGCTCCCATTGCTGGAGTATTTTTTGCCTTAGAAGTGGTGATGGGAGCGACATCTTTCGCTACTTCTGCGGTAAGTGTGGTACTGCTAGCGGCGGTGGTAGCAGCATTAATTGCCCAAATTGGTTTGGGGGCACAACCTGCTTTTGATTTACCTGCTTACCAAGTCCGTAGTCCTTTGGAATTACCCCTTTATCTTGGTTTGGGTTTAGGGGCCAGCCTTGTTTCTCTGGCTTATACTCAATTAATTCGTTTAGCAAAAGCCTGCTTTGCTGGAAAGGTTCGAGGTTTTGCCTTTTTGGGACGAATTCCTGAGCCAATTCATCCAATTATTGGCGGTGTGATAATTGGTGCAGTTGCTTTGCATTTTCCACAAATTTTGGGTGTGGGTTATGAAACTGTAGAAGCAATGCTTCAGGATGTGGAGTTTCCACTCTCCTTGTTGGTGGTGCTGTTGGTGGTAAAGCTACTGATGACTGCAATTAGTGCGGGTAGTGGTTTCATTGGCGGTTTGTTTGCACCAGCCATGTTTTTAGGTGCTTCTTTTGGTTCAGCGTATGCCAAACTTTTAGCCGTGGCATTCCCGACTATTTGCGATCAAATGGCGGCTCCCCCTGCTTACGCAATGGTAGGAATGGCAGCAGTACTAGCTGCTAGTGTCAGAGCGCCGTTAACGGCTATTTTAATGCTGTTTGAATTAACCCGTGACTATCGCATTGTTTTACCGTTGATGGCAGCTGTGGGTTTGAGTGTTTGGCTAGTAGAAAGGATTAAACCAACTTTTAACTCTAACTCTAATCTACAACAAATTGGTCTTTCGGAATTGAAAGATGAACAAGCGGAAATTGTGCAGCAAATTTTGGTAGAAGATGCTATGCACCCTTATCCAAAAAAATTACCTGCAACCCTTGGAGTTTTAGATGCAGCTGTAGAAATGATTCGCGATCGCACCCGGAGTGCTTTAGTAATTGATGCAGCCGAGCAATTAGTTGGTATACTCTCTCTAGAAGATATTAACCGTGCCCTTGCTCTTTGGCAAAGTTACCCGAATTCACTAACTGAAATTCCAGATAATTTATCCAGTCAAACTCTCATAGATATTTGTACTACTGAAATTCTCTATGCATGGCAAGATGAACTATTATCTGAAGCTTTAGATCGTATGAGTCTTCGAGGTTTACATCAATTACCAGTGGTAGCACGAGACAAACCCGATCGCATTTTGGGTTTACTAGAAAAAGAGCAAATTGCCTTAACCTGCAATTTAGCAGTTACGCGCAAGGCACTTCGCCACTATTTACCAGTCTTACCCACTACAGATATAGTTATTAGTCATTAG
- a CDS encoding AbrB family transcriptional regulator, whose translation MPKQKKIEPLLGEELLKKVKELESESKEDKAKKCGYYTVTKNGIERVNMMKFLNALIDAEGIQLDSTPSANGRGGRSASYRISVQSNGNLLIGSAYTKQMNLKPGDEFIITLGKKHIRLRQVDPEDREGDEAIEATA comes from the coding sequence ATGCCTAAACAGAAAAAAATTGAACCCTTACTCGGTGAAGAACTGCTCAAAAAAGTCAAAGAGCTAGAGAGCGAGAGCAAAGAAGACAAAGCCAAGAAGTGCGGCTACTATACCGTTACTAAAAATGGTATAGAGCGCGTCAATATGATGAAGTTCTTAAATGCCCTAATTGATGCTGAAGGAATTCAGTTGGACAGTACACCAAGTGCTAATGGGCGTGGTGGACGTAGTGCTAGCTATAGAATTAGTGTGCAATCGAATGGTAACTTACTTATAGGTTCAGCTTATACAAAACAGATGAATCTGAAACCAGGAGATGAATTTATCATCACTTTAGGCAAAAAACACATTCGTCTGAGACAGGTAGATCCAGAAGATCGGGAAGGTGATGAAGCCATAGAAGCCACAGCTTAA
- a CDS encoding Rrf2 family transcriptional regulator, which yields MKLTTRGHYSVKALLDLSLQPKYGPVSVRAIAKRQDIPAPYLEKLLIEMRRASIVKSIRGSIGGYQLAREPAQISIGQILEAVGETSHLPHHTPAPTQAEDWVTFSLWQRLNQKLKEALYSITLADLYYDARSWQASLGEEASFVV from the coding sequence ATGAAATTAACTACCAGAGGACACTATAGTGTAAAGGCGTTGCTAGATTTGAGTTTACAGCCAAAATATGGGCCTGTATCTGTAAGAGCGATCGCTAAACGTCAAGATATCCCTGCTCCTTATCTCGAAAAACTACTAATAGAAATGCGTCGTGCATCAATAGTTAAATCAATTCGTGGCAGCATCGGCGGATACCAATTGGCAAGAGAGCCTGCACAAATATCTATAGGACAAATTTTAGAAGCAGTTGGCGAGACTAGCCATTTACCTCATCACACCCCAGCACCTACACAAGCTGAAGATTGGGTAACATTTAGCCTTTGGCAAAGACTCAACCAAAAGCTCAAAGAAGCTTTGTACAGTATTACTCTGGCAGACCTTTATTACGATGCTCGTAGCTGGCAAGCTTCACTTGGGGAAGAAGCTAGTTTTGTGGTTTAG